The DNA segment cagagccgggggacgcggaggcaagttgtgagtggctcactgctactgtatgcttctaacaatgagttagctgtatcgagaagcaggagatggctgaatagaatgcagcacacaagtactagttgtttttatcaaaggcagtgcccgtattgcagtttgccgttgctgccttgtgtctgtatggatgtcgtcacactcatgtcggacatttataagaattgacgttccactccaacctgcgtataagcacaaaaactgatgcatgtgcttgtattaaaggaatgcagctgcaggtgtcctttgcctgcttacagcgtgaaggttgaggagcttcagttgtttattcgttctcagcgaagacaaaacagcatgcctgaAGAATTATTAAgtgaatagttaaagcaagtattgtattctttagtgcgacaggaaagcagtccatagaaaaagcagctagatgaataTTTGGAAGCACCCACCACATGGCTttgtggctttggcgttcggctgctgatctcagggtcgcgggttccatcccgatcctgctgcagtggcagtatttcgacggtggcaaaacataaaaacaatggtgtgctgtgcgacgtcaatgcacgttgaagaacaccatgcggtctaaattaatccggagccgtccactgtggtgttcttcatagcccatgtgttgcttcaagaagttaaacctggcatagcACTTCCAAAGTTTGAAGCCTGATAagttggtgatgtaaagtcttaatttgcagtgcaagagatgttagcgctggtttactattgtgatgcatcccagagccgatgtgctacatagttatgttttgtgaaactcgtatgtgttaatgaatatgagggccgctggcacagtttgctctgaatttttcttcattattcatggcgtggtgtgcacaattcctccacttttctgctgtcaccgttggtggcttgtttctgagcagagcttcaaccaaaggaagccataaatctttatgctcattcttggtatcattattaacttgtacccagagaaactccataggttaaagctaaggtgggagccagagcttgacgttgccagccctcgccacagcgacacctacatggtatttgacaacacacagcttgggcagcttcatgatttataggagccacattgttggcatcatagcgttccattagtgttctctctgtcagctactgctgaactgcttctttgtgtaaaactgttgtcggcattgcttcgtccaggtgtgaatgacacaactgcttgtgtttcgctagtatgtttcttttggctgcttctggagcacatgagtgaaaacatctcaaaatgattgccacccgtatcttcatagcggTCTTCACCCTATttgtttttctgcaggaaacatacagggagccgttgatgggcctttctcactgctcatgtgcatcacaatgatgcggtggcccttccctggcagcctgctccaggccatggttgtcctgatcttggcacaagcagcacacgctcgctgttctgtcctaccaccaacactgcgcttgctgccgttgcacatatctcatccaggtaaataatctgggaacctgccatcttgtaccttaggtagcttttcctgccttgcgaaagtgtcttctctttcagtgggcagttagtgtaattttattgcgcgttttctttTGTCAAACGATGCgctagacattagaatacatgagttACCGGGTGATATTTTCCTACaacagctaaataatttgattgaatttcttctctcttgctgtttcggtttcattgactgaacgacgactgtgacgtcaagttgatgttttgttcgcgtgatctcctagaaaaactgtaatataatcgctgatatgtatattcaattcactacgacatttaatccagcctcttccaaaacatggaatgacaagcctgtcagtgattatattaaagtttttccaattgatcacgtggccaaaacatcaacttgacgtcacagtcgtccttcggtcgatgaaaccgaaacaccgtgaagaaaaaattcaattataaactatttagcgttcgtacacaaataccacagggtgcttcatgtatacgaatgtctaagatatcgtttgaaagaagaaaacacgcaagaaaaaatttagtGTCTATAGTCCTATAAAGTGgtcagacacaaaattttaaacgcaatgaacggcatgagagtgagagagagaaagactttattgtgcagaggaattcgggcctcccaggacccctgggtccccgcacgagaccacaccgcactcaaacgttcatggctaaaaggtccatgacgctggccgcacaggtggcgacgatcttctgtcgtgcctgatctgtggagcgtagtgaggtctcccagtcctcccatgttgggagtggctccggcctgctgggtggaggggaagccggacagatcccgaggatatcagtcaggtttgccttctgtgcattgcacacagggcaggaaggtgggatatatgggtcggtagtgggagaggaggtaggggttagttaccgtacgatttctttcatgggcgtaagaagttgccatctcgcaagtgtctggcacattctttgaggggaacataagttattgctgtttttaatgctgtccgatgagcctctcgccattttcacccacattgggctgcctccgcggctcagtggttatggcgcttgactgctgacctgaaagacgcgagttcgatcccggtcgcggtggtcgaatttcgatggaggtgaaattctagagtcccgtgtaccgcgcaatatcagtgcacattaaagaaccccaggtggtggaaatttccgaagcccttcacttcaacgtccctcatagcctgaatcgctttgggacgtttaacccccataaatcaaaccatttccacccacatcgagtgatgtcatggtgcacttgctttaattattgtgacgtcgctaaactcaggtgttgttcacttcagcgctggcgctgactgagaccaaaggctttgtgtacaaaatggtttgtaattaattattcacactgtgcactggtgttttgcgcttattttcgtgactgctaggcccgtaggcctctttgaaggcaaataaactgacaccgaaaaactttgtgtctggacccctttaaagcatatgccatgcagttagcatctaacatagtgctgggaaaagttgtgcatgcatgacctcaatgccagctttgggaagttgtcatacagggtgctacgccgctaatctccacttcctggccattctgtgctgggtgtcgaccacttccacctgcttactcttgcctctccttctttccattaaacgctgtccatgcactgacACCAatcattttgctgacaaatgcacatgttttattcatagtatgtcccaagtctctatcttgccagaactgtagcaattaaaaattgtttctcattgcattacgagaaaaaaaaaactccacttgtttgcttcttagtcaagtaccttatgtgtacagcagacatgttcaacaaggaagattgtcaccatgctgggatctatgatgaaagatcaaactcATTTTACATAGAACCTACTTTGACatagacgcatgaaaactatggACCTCCTTTAaacccgcgacgtcacgaagatgcggtggcgctgatgttagcagcgactttcgcatggtaggcaaaacaggttccgcttgcccgtgccgaccgcagctgccacagctaccggcggctgcttcaagcctgtgcactgcagaagcagcatgtattgaccagctgcgtcacggctggatccgcgtagtagcataaaaaaatattaaattagcctcgataggtttctcgcgcataaatgccgcattcggaaactggctaacaggcattgggccacggtagtaaagcgcgaagtcttggagttgataggcactgccactcaatgcacttaatagcatgcaagttactgcgttcattcacctgaacttcaggatagtaggctgataattgctgaaggaaaaaaaagacatatgcagctgcacacgtacttatcaccttgagccggagtgcacggggcgccgacaggttccctcgcccccaaggaatgcgtttttttttgttcgccgcggtggctcagtggttagggcgctcgactactgatccggagttcccgggttcgaacccgaccgcggcggcggcgtttttatggaggaaaaacgctaaggcgcccgtgtgctgtgcgatgtcagtgcacgttaaagatccccaggtggtcgaaattattccggagccctccactacggcacctcttcttcctttcttctttcactccctcctttacccttcccttacggcgcggttcaggtgtccaacgatatatgagacagatactgcgccatttcctttccatccaaaaccaattaatattattttgttaatagcacaccatgttttaatggcgcgttttattacatttattatttacttgaaactgttccttgatatgacgacgtaagtatttcattcgagtagaaagaagtctggtaacttgtgtcaatcttgcgcggtcgcgttggtgtgcttagaatagcgtaccttagtgtgctaaacgccatatgctttttcattgcatcatgcatgtgtcatgtttcatgaggtagtacatgatcgagaagcttgtttggaaagaagcagccgcaggcgtgctactaacagacacgtggcgagattgagaggggacgcggcaatgaaaagtgttttcgttattcatgcatgcgatatgtaactaaacttggtgaaaatatgaaattcctacgctagtttcagtaattccgtttatttatagctatacctggtgcagttctgggtaattataattaacaccgtcgaaAAGTCCctccaaggtctcaaataattgagtagatagtgcgcagctTTTtaatgccagcatgtacataaagccctgttctgtacgatgacgcgattagttctttttctatatgatcagtacttatgcatgcatagttacatgaaaacgtttcttacaagaaataactaacacagtacttactgcacgtgtagggaaaaaaaatctaGAGATTTATTACGCGCCTCagcgtctcaggaatagtttgcgacaaatggaatcatttgattttcatgcgaattacgaaggtgagtgatccagtcgcagaaaatgtgagaggtcacaaaacgaaccttaaagttcattccctcgtttatggcatcttcgctttcgctttggtcaaagaaatgcggcactgaaatcagagaaattacctcacaatttttgacgaccacacttctaaaaagcgtaatttataaatttgtactcaatattttgctagaattttttgtcacgaaactagacttcagggctaggaaagaaaataattctagaaatcaaaaattttcaccaaatcgaccagcttgaCACGAGGACAAGTCGgcttggctggtgcgtggtcgtgcggctaaaaacagcgctaagcgagacaggagatcagggacacgacgctgtccacACTtctcgcacagcgcgacacgtacgtatgtcagcagacgatgagcgcatgtctgctccgacgaaacaaggccagcgcttcccctcactattgtcctagtgcagagtgtaaaactagtgcagtgacactagtgcagtgtcaaaacttgttttattcaatgcctagcgcataaataaacggcaggaacgctttctacatgtttactgctaaccatatgtacaatacagtggcaaaatatttctctttataggccgcacatggccaacgcgagctcgtgtacttcaacaaattacaagttggaagcatcgaccattgctatgattcgcagaaactggaaacgcgcctacaagccttgaaaacccgcgctcaacacctatccgcgacgccactcctcgaccttttgcctaccacgagctcgctagcgactgcagcgccacctcgtttgtttacaaacatctTGCATTGGctgcgtgagcgggtcgtgtctgctgctctccctgtccgtttcagcgcgctgttgtgatgagcttgtgttttgatattacatagtgtggagtattgattagtcacgaatatattttcatgtaagtcttcagtgacgtaaagggtcgtacttctgcgcagctggctgctcgaaaacttttaaaattttccagaaacatgtccttgtgtcctctccgtgccttcgctcgtcagcggtagatcgtggctgctcgaggaggaaaataaaaatttgcgtcgtattgaatttgtacgctagagcgttaaatgcttttcttgtatatCTGTCTTTCCCCACATTCAGTGATCATTTCGTTGCGTACTTGCCTCGTCATGGCTCGCAAGGGGCAAAACAGGCGCgttgtttgcaaatgtgacaggtccccacctttcgatgtaagcgcgctTTTAAAGGCAAAAGAATCGATGCGAGAAGCAGAGCCGGAGGCCCCGGagccaagttgtgagtggctcactgcttctgtatgcttctaacaatgagttagctgtatcgagaagcaggagatggctgaatagaatgcaccacacaagtaagttgtttttatcaaaggcagtgcccgtattgcagtttcccgttgctgccttgtgtctgtatggatgtcgtcatactcatgtcggacatttataagaattgacgtgccactccaacctgcgtataaccacaaaaaccgatgcatgggcttgtattaaaggaatgcagctgcaggtgtcctttgcctgctgacagcgtgaaggttgaggagcctcagttgcttattcgttctcagcgaagacaaaacagcatgcctgaagaattattaagcgaatagttaaagcaagtattgtattctttagtgcgacaggaaaggagttcatagaaaaagcagctagatgaataTTTGGAAGCACCCACCACatggcttagtggctttggcgttcggctgctgatctcagggtcgcgggttcgatcccgatcctgctgcagtggcagtattttcgacggtggcaaaacataaaaacaatggtgtgctgtgcgacgtgaatgcacgttgaagaaccccatgcggtctaaattaatccggagccgtccactgtggtgttcttcatagcccatgtgttgcttcaggatgttaaacctggcataccacttccaaagtttggaagcctgataccttggtgatgtaaagtcttaatttgcagtgcaagaaatgtcAGCGCTGGTTTACtgttgtgatgcatcccagagccgatgtgctacatagttatgtgttgtgaaactcgtatgtgttaatgaatatgagggccgctggtagagtttgctctgaatttttcttcattattcatggcgtggtgtgcacaattcctccacttttctgttgtcaccgttggtggcttgtttctgagcagagcttcaaccaaaggaagccataaatctttacgctcattctctgtatcattattaacttgtacccagagaaactccataggttaaagctaaggtgggagacagagcttgacgttgccagccctcgccacagcgacacctacatggtatttgacaacacacagtttgggcagcttcatgttttataggagccacattgttggcatcatagcgttccattagtgttctctctgtcagccactgctgaactgcttctttgtgtaaaactgttgtcggcattgcttcgtccaggtgtgaatgacacaactgcttgtgtttcgctagtatgtttcttttggctgcttctggagcacatgagtgaaaacatctcaaaatgattgccacccgtatcttcatagcagtcttcaccctatTTGTTTTTCGGCAGGAAACATACcgggagccgttgatgggcctttctcagtgctgatgtgcatcacaatgatgcggtggcccttccctggcagcctgctccaggccatggttgtcctgatcttggcacaagcagcacacgctcgctgttctgtccttccaccaacactgcgcttgctgccgttgcacatatctcatccaggtaaataatctgggaacctaacatcttgtaccttaggtagctttcctgccttgcaAAAGTGTCTTCTCGTtaagtgggcagttagtgtaattttattgcgcgttttctttTGTCAAACGATGCgctagacattagaatacatgagttACCGGGTGATATTTTCCTACaacagctaaataatttgattgaatttcttctctcttgctgtttcggtttcattgactgaacgacgactgtgacatcaagttgatgttttgttcgcgtgatctcctagaaaaactgtaatataatcgctgatatgtatattcaattcactacgacatttaatccagcctcttccaaaacatggaatgacaagcctgtcagtgattatattaaagtttttccagttgatcacgtggccaaaacatcaacttgacgtcacagtcgtccttcggtcgatgaaaccgaaacagcgtaaagaagaaattcaattataaattatttagcggtcgtacacaaataccacagggtgcttcatgtatacgaatgtctaagatatcgttcgaaagaagaaaacacgcaagaaaaaatttggtgtctatagtcctttaaagggctgcagacacaaaattttaaacgcaatgaacggcatgagattgagagagagaaagactttattgtgcagaggaattcgggcctcccaggacccctgggtccccgcacgagaccacaccgcactcaaacgctcatggctaaaaggtccatgacgctggccgcacaggtggcgacgatcttctgtcgtgcctgatctgtggagcgtagtgaggtctcccagtcctcccatgtttggagtggctccggcctgctgggtggaggggaagccggacagatcccgaggatatcagtcaggtttgccttctgtgcattgcacagagggcaggaaggtgggatgggtcggtagtgggagaggagagagggggtagttacggtatgatttctttcatgggcgtaagaaattgccatctcgcaagtgtctggcacattctttgaggggaacataagttattgctggttttaatgctgtccgatgagcctctcgccatttccacccacatcgggctgcctccgcggctcagtggctatggcgcttgactgctgacctgaaagacgcgagttcgatcccggtcacggtggtcgaatttcgatggaggtgaaattctagaggcccgtgtaccgcgcaatatcagtgcacattaaagaaccccaggtgctggaaatttccgaagcccttcactacaacgtccctcatagcctgagtcgctttgggacgtttaacccccataaaccaaaccatttccacccacatcgagtgatgtaatggtgcacttgctttaaatattgtgacgtcgctaatctcaggtgttgttcacttcagcgctggcgctgactgagaccaaaggctttgtgtacaaaatggtttgtaattaattattcacactgtgcactcgtgttttgcgcttattttcgtgattgctaggcccgtaggcctctttgaaggtaaataaactgacaccgaaaaactttgtgtctggacccctttaaagcatatgccatgtagttagcatctaacatagtgctgggaaaagttgtgcatgcatgacctcaatgTCAGctctgggaagttgtcatacagggtgctacgccactaatctccacttcctggccattctgtgctgggtgtcgaccacttccacctgcttactcttgcctctccttctttccattaaacgctgtccattcACTGACACCAatcattttgctgacaaatgcacatgttccattcacagtatgtcccaagtctctatcttgccgaagctgtagcaattaaaaattttctctcattgaattacgagaaaaaaaatctgcacttgtttgcttcttattCAAgtgccttaggtgtacagcagacgtgttcaacaaggaagattgtcgccatgctgggatctatgatgaacgatcaaacgcattttacatagcacataatttgacacagacgcatgataACTATAGGCCATGCTCATGGCATTGGCTGCCCCGCCttttggccaggccgcgaagcgtgatcaggtcgtgtctgctgctctctcTGTCCATTTCAGCGCGCTTTTGCGatgcgcttgtgttttgatattattacatagtgtggagtattgattagtcacaaatatattttcatgtaagtcttcactgacgtaaagggtcgtacttctgcgcagctggctgctcgaaaacgtTTAagattttccaggaacatgtccttgtgtcccctccgtgccttcgctcgtcagcggttttttcagcagcgcaggggacaaaggacgtgacaagtgcacagacacggcgctgaaattacaacaggtttattgaggtgattttcactactttaatacagtggcaaccaatctcgaATGAAAAGacatacacaaaacagattgacgaaaatgacaattcctgagcacaggtgtacagtggcacaagaccagctgcgcacgtttttctattctcatcaaggaaacgtagttctttatcagacagagctattgaggcaacgcttacgcattcgtctttgaatttatggatttcatgagcttcaatgatttcacgagtgattttgcctctacagagaatggctcttcctgagagcacacagcggcgcatcttcagctcatggtgcacttgaatggcggcggtggtctcagacggcagacaggactacggaattcttatggcgcTGCGCGCTGCcacagcttcgagccatcactaagaagacgcatcaggaaagcttcagtccggtccacacctatggtgaagtgtccttgccggaacaagtacaaggcgtccttagacgaggaccaaagtttgcagtggaacccaggcgatcggcaccggaacttcttgagatggtgagacaagtttccagcctagcagctgCTCcggaagtggaccgatgtgtttcagatggagtggacattttggcaaagtgtaaacctaccaggtgtagaattccaatcaaattcaccgtttcgtttttaaagaacaactcgctgaccctattagaggttggtaaagagggaggttttgctgtgatgccaaaagcgctctacttatcgaaggcagaaaatgctatcagttcgactttccggcagagaagcgatgtcgctctaagtaaagtgaaagccccaGCATGGAAAAcatgtgcacaaatgaatttggaatccctagccaagtgtatggagaaaagcaaggggtcctgcttaaagatattcttcacagccaaaactcacaagctggactgcccacttcgagcaatagtcaccgaggatggcacatggaaAAAGTCTGTcgtgttattttttgcaagacaagctgaacctcttaaccattgacgacccttttcaggtgaacagttctaaccaagtaatcgctttcttgcaacaaaacccagggaaaggcttttcggcctgctctatcgatataaaagatttatattattcccatccgcaaaagaaactgctggcaagcgttgtaGAATGCATTggttcctttggtgtggtagctttccagaattctgcaggcatcagcaatagcaacttcttggaactccttactatTTACCTTagctcgacattttccacctggaatgaatctgtttacctccggagcaatggcgtctgcattggttcatgcatagctccgatactaagcgacatttatctcgcgcaccatgacaggctccttgatagtcaactagacgaaagcgtggctcgtgttttcaggtttgtagatgattttttagttttgatgacatgtgcagttactgacgcagaggcctcggtctcgaaagttttgtcaatttttcacacctgtcttgacgctcttgttttgacgcatgaaacgccttctgaaggaaagttacgttttttagattttgccatgttcctcaaaaatagccatgtgtgctggcgttacgagccacgatgccagaagcccctcacgcctttcgcatctgcacattctaagcttgtaaagcgcggcatcgcaaagttgtgtttaagaaatgccctagaaaaatcatgccatcatgcgaatCAAGACAgatatcaaaatcaggtggtacgcttacaagcagcaggatacccttccgaccttttgattgcaatatcagagagcctgctaagagaaatcattaattcaggccgcagagattccactgaaaggcccaaggaagaaaaaagaaagtatgtggttattccttatctacaccgcatttcacataatctgaaaagggtgggagcgcgtgccgatgtaagcgttgtttttttccgcgcccgatacgctctccaaactctgccatattgtaaacagcagcaatgaaaggatggttggctgcgataagaaacaccaaaaaggttttgtaccatgtagcagcaatgttgtgtacaggtttccgcttacatgtggcaagcactacacggggcaaactggttgttgcctcaacgaccggctgcgggaacacaacaacgtgagcggcaccgcttcccgtcaccttggcattcattgcagagactgcacagaggaaagaaaaaagaacaaaaaaccgccgtgttatcctgttttcactcagtgtcgagtgctgtcagataatagaacaaaaatcactcgtgaaatcattgcagctcatgaaatccataagttcaaagatgaatgcgtaagcgttgcctcaatagctctgtctgataaagaactacgtttccttgatgagaatagaaaaacgtgcgcagctggtcttgtgccactgtagacctgtgctcaggaattgtcattttcgtcaatctgttttgtgtatctgtcttttcatttgagattggttgccactgtatttaggtagtgaaaatcacctcaataaaccagttgtaagttcagcgccgtgtctgtgcacttgtcacgtcctttgtctcctgcgctgctgaaaaaaccatgtcacaccaacttgcccaagcttctacagtatcagcgtcagcggtagatcgtggctgctcgacgagaaaaataaaaatttgtgtcgtattgaatttgtgctctagagcgttaaatgcttttcttgtatttctgtcttcccccacattcagtgatcatttcgatgcgtacttgcttcgtcatggctcacaaggtgcaaaacaggcgcgctgtttgcaaatgtgacacgtcgcccacctttcgatgtaagcgcgcttttaaaggaaaaagggtcgatgcgagaagcagagccgggggacgcggaggcaagttgtgagtggctcactgcttctgtatgcttctaacaatgagtttgctgtatcgagaagcaggagatggctgaaaagaatgcaccacacaagtaagttgtttttatcaaaggcagtgcccgtattgcagtttgccgttgcagtcttgtgtctgtatggatgtcgtcatacacatgtcggacatttataagaattgacgttccactccaacctgcgtataaccacaaaaactgatgcatgggcttgtattaaaggaatgcagctgcaggtgtcctttgcctgcttacagcgtgaaggttgaggagcctcagttgtttattcgttctcagcgaagacaaaactgCATGCTTAAAGatttattaagcgaatagttaaagcaagtattgtattctttagtgcgacaggaaatcagtccatagaaaaagcagctagatgaaaatttggaagcacccaccgcatggc comes from the Amblyomma americanum isolate KBUSLIRL-KWMA chromosome 1, ASM5285725v1, whole genome shotgun sequence genome and includes:
- the LOC144115296 gene encoding uncharacterized protein LOC144115296 isoform X2 — translated: MCITMMRWPFPGSLLQAMVVLILAQAAHARCSVLPPTLRLLPLHISHPGNIPGAVDGPFSVLMCITMMRWPFPGSLLQAMVVLILAQAAHARCSVLPPTLRLLPLHISHPEWLFLRAHSGASSAHGALEWRRWSQTADRTTEFLWRCALPQLRAITKKTHQESFSPVHTYGEVSLPEQVQGVLRRGPKFAVEPRRSAPELLEM
- the LOC144115296 gene encoding uncharacterized protein LOC144115296 isoform X1, whose amino-acid sequence is MCITMMRWPFPGSLLQAMVVLILAQAAHARCSVLPPTLRLLPLHISHPGNIPGAVDGPFSVLMCITMMRWPFPGSLLQAMVVLILAQAAHARCSVLPPTLRLLPLHISHPEWLFLRAHSGASSAHGALEWRRWSQTADRTTEFLWRCALPQLRAITKKTHQESFSPVHTYGEVSLPEQVQGVLRRGPKFAVEPRRSAPELLEMETYREPLMGLSHC
- the LOC144115296 gene encoding uncharacterized protein LOC144115296 isoform X4, which codes for MCITMMRWPFPGSLLQAMVVLILAQAAHARCSVLPPTLRLLPLHISHPGNIPGAVDGPFSVLMCITMMRWPFPGSLLQAMVVLILAQAAHARCSVLPPTLRLLPLHISHPGNIPGAVDGPFSLLMCITVMRWPFPGSLLQAMVVLILAQAAHARCSVLPPTLRLLPLHISHPENGSS
- the LOC144115296 gene encoding uncharacterized protein LOC144115296 isoform X3, which produces MCITMMRWPFPGSLLQAMVVLILAQAAHARCSVLPPTLRLLPLHISHPGNIPGAVDGPFSVLMCITMMRWPFPGSLLQAMVVLILAQAAHARCSVLPPTLRLLPLHISHPGNIPGAVDGPFSLLMCITVMRWPFPGSLLQAMVVLILAQAAHARCSVLPPTLRLLPLHISHPENVSS